TTTCGAGGAACGCGTCGTAACCGTTCCCCTGCGCGACGTCAAGAAGGGAGCCAACCACGAGGCCGCCGACCTCGCGATGCGGCTCACGCGCGAACACCTGGCGAAGCACTTCGCGGTCGACGAGGACGCCATCCGTCTGGACCCCTCGATCAACGAGGCAGTCTGGTCGAACGGACGCTCGAACCCGCCGCGAAAGCTTCGCGTCCGCGCGGCCCGCTTCGACGAGGACGGCGAAGCGGTCGTCGAAGCCGAGGTCGCCGACTAAACTTGCAACGCCTCGCCTTCGCCGGGTCGGCCTACGTCGGCGTCTTCGCCCGTGCGACCGACTCGTGCGTGCTCGTTCGCTCCGACGTCGACGACGACGTGGTTGCCGACCTGACCGACGAACTCGACGTGCCGGCGATCCAGACGACCGTCGGCGGCTCGTCGACGGTCGGCGCCCTCGCGACGGGCAACGAGAACGGACTGCTCGTCAGTTCGCGAGTCCTCGAGTACGAGCGCGAAACCCTCGAGGAACAAGTCGACGTCCCCGTCGCCGAGCTGCCGGGCAGTATCAACGCCGCCGGGAACGTCGTCCTCGCGAACGACTACGGGGCTTACGTCCATCCCGACCTGCCCCACGAGGCGATCCAGATCGTCAAGGACACGCTCGATGTTCCGGTCGAACGCGGCGACCTCGCGGGCGTCCGGACCGTCGGGACGGCCGCCGTCGCGAACAACACGGGCGTGCTCTGTCATCCCAAGGCCACCGACGAGGAACTCGACGTCCTCGAGGCGGCCTTAGACGTCCGGGCCGACGTCGGAACGATCAACTACGGGGCGCCGCTCGTCGGCTCCGGTCTCGTCGCGAACGAGGCCGGGTACGTCGTCGGCGAGGACACGACCGGACCGGAACTGGGCCGGATCGAGGACGCGCTCGGCTACATCGACTGACCGCCGACCGCCTGGCGAGTCGCCCAGCCGAACGCGAACGCTCGGTTCTCCGACTTCCGATTCCCGACCCCCGATTCTCGATTCTGGCGGCTCCGGCCGCAACGACAGGTACTCGACAGCGGAGACGCTACGCGTGGGTTCGCAGGATCCGTTTCTCGTGGCCGGTCGTCTGCGCCCCGTGATCGACGGCCGATATCGAACGGGGTCCCGCTACCGCCGCTCGAACTCGTGTCGCACGACCTCGCTGTCGTCGTCCCACTCGAAGTTCTCGTGGACACGCTCGAGCAGCCGCTCGTAGGCCTCGAGATTCGCCAGCCCCTCGGCTCGCGCGTCCTCGTCGGTCAACTCTCCGAGCGTGCGCTCCCGGACAGTCGTCACCTCGAAGGTTGTTCCGTCGATCGCGAACGTATCGCCCGGGTCGGCGTAGCGGTGGCCGCGGTGGATCTGCGTCACCTCGCCGTCGACGGCCTGATTTCGCATTCGCTCGCTCGGTAGCAGGTCGCTCGAATCGAGTTCGCTCATACCCGTGTGTTCGGCCTGGGT
This window of the Natrinema salifodinae genome carries:
- a CDS encoding 50S ribosomal protein L31e, whose amino-acid sequence is MSASDFEERVVTVPLRDVKKGANHEAADLAMRLTREHLAKHFAVDEDAIRLDPSINEAVWSNGRSNPPRKLRVRAARFDEDGEAVVEAEVAD
- a CDS encoding translation initiation factor IF-6; amino-acid sequence: MQRLAFAGSAYVGVFARATDSCVLVRSDVDDDVVADLTDELDVPAIQTTVGGSSTVGALATGNENGLLVSSRVLEYERETLEEQVDVPVAELPGSINAAGNVVLANDYGAYVHPDLPHEAIQIVKDTLDVPVERGDLAGVRTVGTAAVANNTGVLCHPKATDEELDVLEAALDVRADVGTINYGAPLVGSGLVANEAGYVVGEDTTGPELGRIEDALGYID
- a CDS encoding ASCH domain-containing protein, translating into MSELDSSDLLPSERMRNQAVDGEVTQIHRGHRYADPGDTFAIDGTTFEVTTVRERTLGELTDEDARAEGLANLEAYERLLERVHENFEWDDDSEVVRHEFERR